The stretch of DNA GACTATCAGGAATCCTGGCAGCCCCAGCCCATGAAGCCTGAACTTCTGGAACAGGCCAAGGTCATTGCCAAGAAGGTGACCGACGCTCTTGGCGGTCGCGGCATCTTCGGTGTGGAACTGTTCGTTTGCAAGGACGAAGTCCTGTTCAGCGAAGTGAGCCCCAGACCTCACGACACCGGCATGGTGACTCTCATTTCTCAGGACCTTTCCGAATTCGCTCTCCACGCCCGCGCTATTCTCGGCCTGCCCATTCCCAACATTGCTTTCCATGGCCCCAGTGCTTCCAAGGCAATTGTCTGCGATGGCAATTCTACCCAGGTAAAGTTCAGCGGTCTTGAAGAAGTCCTTGCAGAACCCGATACTGGTCTCCGCCTGTTCGGTAAGCCTGAACTGAAGGGCCACCGCCGCATGGGTGTGCTGCTTGCTCGCCGCGACACCGTAGAAGAAGCCAAGGCTACCGTCATGGCTATGCGCGAAAAGGTGAAGGTGACTTTGTAATAAACGATTCGTTGAATCGTTTATTACAATTATGATTTACGAATTATGAGTTATAAGAAAAGGCTCGGCATTGCCGAGCCTTTTTAAGTCGTTGTATTGTCACCTTTTCTTGATTAAGGAATTTATAATTAAGCCGCATGCGGTTTAATCTTCACAACTGTCGTAGAAGTTTTCTAGTTCCTTGTGGCAGTTGATAAAGTACTTCTTTAGCATGGGATCGAAGTGGGTTCCCATGGAGCTTACTATGATGTCAAAGGCTTCCGCATAAGACATCTTTTCCTTGTAGCAACGCTTACTGACCAGGGCGTCGTATACGTCTGCAATCGCCATGATGCGGGCTTCCAGGGGGATTTCCTCTCCTCGAAGTTGCTTGGGGTATCCGGTGCCGTCCCAGCGTTCGTGATGGTAATGTGCGACGTTGCTGGCAATGGTAACAAATTCGTCTGACTCGACATCCTTTAGAAGATTCTCCACGATGACAGCGCCCTTTTGCGCATGGGTCTTCATGATGTTGAACTCTTCTTGCGTGAAGGTTCCTGGCTTACGCAGGATGGCGTCATCTACGGCAATCTTGCCAAGATCGTGCATGGGGGCAGACTTGATTATCGCCTTGAAAAATTCGAGCTTCTTGCGGAAAATCTCGTCTTTTTTCATCTCGTTGACAAGGATCTTTACTGCCTGGCTTGTATGTCTAATATGGCTGCCCGTATTGCTGTCTCGGCTTTCTACCATGTTGGACATTCCAAGGATCATTTGTTCCTGGATGGCCTGGATATGCTCGTTCTTGTTCTGAACGTCAGTTACCAGATCGTTGTTGTACTTGTCGAGAAGCTTGATGTATCTCTGGATCTTGGAATCGTCCTCAATCCTTAACATGTAACCACAGTGTCTTTGACCGTGGAGAAGGTTTCGAATGGTGCATTTATAGTGCTTCGATCCGTATTCGAAGTAGCTTGCCTTGAACAGCTGCTGAGGATCAAAGTTCTCGATGATGTTGAGAATGATCTTGCTGAGTTCATCGTTCGAGGGGAGCTTGCT from Fibrobacter sp. encodes:
- a CDS encoding HD domain-containing protein: MVIYYLAAALVLSFVNIIIFMIVCSKRMVSYYLSMFHVITMAIAGHFMLAMSTNIEEALLANKFAYAGAVYIPLLFFLGELSLCNINISKKLRIVLFAASTVVLAFAMTTGWSDVFYKSTALITHHGVTDYTVDFGPAHILYNMLLTFYLVSGLVVFVYSLLKKKNISYRNLLALAAIGLLGVGTFFICRELGYDMLVMPAIYLIIEYIMLIITNRISKYDISGSIQETLEFQNESTFISITEDLCYIGCNNVASRTFPSLKNFRVDSKLPSNDELSKIILNIIENFDPQQLFKASYFEYGSKHYKCTIRNLLHGQRHCGYMLRIEDDSKIQRYIKLLDKYNNDLVTDVQNKNEHIQAIQEQMILGMSNMVESRDSNTGSHIRHTSQAVKILVNEMKKDEIFRKKLEFFKAIIKSAPMHDLGKIAVDDAILRKPGTFTQEEFNIMKTHAQKGAVIVENLLKDVESDEFVTIASNVAHYHHERWDGTGYPKQLRGEEIPLEARIMAIADVYDALVSKRCYKEKMSYAEAFDIIVSSMGTHFDPMLKKYFINCHKELENFYDSCED
- a CDS encoding ATP-grasp domain-containing protein — encoded protein: DYQESWQPQPMKPELLEQAKVIAKKVTDALGGRGIFGVELFVCKDEVLFSEVSPRPHDTGMVTLISQDLSEFALHARAILGLPIPNIAFHGPSASKAIVCDGNSTQVKFSGLEEVLAEPDTGLRLFGKPELKGHRRMGVLLARRDTVEEAKATVMAMREKVKVTL